A window from Scheffersomyces stipitis CBS 6054 chromosome 7, complete sequence encodes these proteins:
- a CDS encoding predicted protein: MTASTNQNIIVSDDEKLQNEKRRAIYIRPFLLFYVNSLIAEVVFLLVAIFIMSGTDDIINKVLWTLVFCPLGMGGAMGGIVNVFIVDKYYGSKAIYLTTVISVLVLGGCNILCYNLDLVFHFFGASDHPLWFHWRYPMIAFVGYSSGKLLFTDEGQKQLASFGV; the protein is encoded by the coding sequence atgacaGCTTCCACAAACCAGAATATAATTGTAAGCGAcgatgaaaaattgcaaaatgaaaagaGGCGTGCTATCTATATCCGTCCCTTCTTGCTTTTCTACGTCAATTCGTTAATAGCAGAGGTGGTATTCCTTTTGGTCGCTATTTTTATCATGTCCGGAACTGATGATATTATTAACAAAGTTTTATGGACCCTTGTTTTTTGCCCGCTAGGAATGGGAGGAGCGATGGGAGGTATAGTCAATGTTTTTATTGTTGACAAATACTATGGTTCAAAGGCAATTTACTTAACGACGGTTATCAGCGTTCTTGTCCTTGGCGGGTGCAATATTCTCTGCTACAATCTAGATCttgtttttcatttctttggGGCATCTGACCATCCTCTTTGGTTTCATTGGCGTTACCCAATGATTGCTTTTGTTGGCTACAGCAGCGGTAAGCTTTTGTTTACAGATGAGGGTCAAAAGCAGTTGGCATCTTTCGGTGTCTAA
- the HYR2.1 gene encoding hyphally regulated cell wall protein (hyphally regulated cell wall protein similar to Candida albicans HYR1, HYR3, HYR5, HYR10), whose product MLLSSLLARILVLVSVVYATRDVVITGSKVDKGPINLSIGDITIEENSYWSIFDNSVSALKGSLWVKKGAGFYITGTDRLINLSVTLAFGQNSIKNEGTVVFNSIFCKLATKYELIGSSFYNSGEMFLATNGALGSLTAITSSSWTNSGLLVFYQNSRTSAIVSLGKPLGTIRNDGQICLHNELFKQETNIVGSGCITADKNSSIFLSNCLLEIDPKQSFYLADSQSSIRAKAISKSKTYTVYGFGNGNKIGLDLPLISLPILGSWGYDEKRGILTLRALGNLAHNFIIGTGYDKKKFQITTDSSLGLLSVFNGALKYNGPVPNSSIPSACRPCKPVPSVPDGPHTTSQTTAKTPCTTSTKKHSTRSSKSCNSQITVTSTWTEITTTTVTIISSSVEASCVPSYITVTVTTTAEPIDTVTVTSCPTMKPPHSTDTIYTVTSVYITETTTTTARTTLPTVTVTETKTKGYFRFF is encoded by the exons ATGTTActttcaagtcttctaGCAAGAatacttgttcttgtttctgttgtctATGCTACTAGAGATGTTGTTATTACTGGATCAAAAGTCGATAAGGGCCCCATTAATTTGTCCATTGGTGATATAACCATCGAAGAAAATTCTTATTGGTCTATCTTTGATAACTCTGTGTCTGCTTTGAAGGGTTCACTCTGGGTAAAAAAGGGCGCCGGTTTCTATATTACAGGTACAGACAGGTTAATAAACTTATCCGTTACACTTGCATTTGGTCAAAATTCCATAAAGAACGAAGGTACTGTTGTGTTCAActccatcttctgcaaACTTGCAACCAAATATGAGCTTattggttcttctttctatAACTCAGGTGAAATGTTCTTGGCCACCAATGGAGCACTTGGAAGTTTAACTGCAATCACGTCGAGTTCTTGGACAAACTCAGGTTTGTTGGTCTTTTACCAAAACTCAAGAACTAGTGCAATTGTTTCGCTTGGTAAACCACTAGGAACGATTCGTAACGATGGTCAAATCTGTTTGCATAACGAATTGTTCAAGCAAGAAACGAACATTGTTGGTAGTGGTTGTATCACTGCTGATAagaattcttctattttcttaTCGAATTGTTTATTGGAGATCGATCCAAAGCAATCATTCTACCTTGCTGATTCCCAATCCTCCATTAGAGCAAAAGCAATTTCTAAGTCAAAGACCTATACCGTGTATGGGTTTGGTAATGGAAACAAGATTGGTTTGGATCTTCCTCTTATTTCgcttccaattcttggTAGTTGGGGTTATGATGAGAAGAGAGGTATTTTGACTCTTAGAGCACTTGGAAACCTTGCACACAATTTCATAATCGGTACTGGATACGATAAAAAGAAGTTTCAAATTACTACTGATTCCAGTCTTGGTTTGTTGAGTGTATTTAACGGCGCTTTGAAATATAATGGCCCAGTTCCAAACCTGAGTATCCCATCTGCATGTAGACCATGCAAGCCAGTACCTTCTGTTCCAGATGGTCCTCATACAACATCCCAGACTACTGCCAAGACACCATGTACAACATCGACAAAGAAGCACTCTACCAGATCTTCTAAATCGTGTAATAGTCAGATCACAGTTACAAGCACATGGACTGAAATCACCACAACTACAGTTACTATCA TTTCAAGTTCTGTAGAAGCATCGTGTGTTCCATCTTACATTACAGTAACAGTCACAACTACTGCAGAGCCAATTGACACAGTCACCGTTACTAGTTGTCCAACTATGAAACCACCACATTCGACAGATACCATTTATACAGTGACATCAGTTTATATTACCGAAACAACTACCACCACAGCACGTACAACACTCCCAACTGTTACAGTTACAGAAACGAAGACTAAAGGGTACTTTAGGTTCTTCTAG